Part of the bacterium genome is shown below.
ATCTACCGCTCCTTCAACATCACGCAGTCGGCGATCGTCAAGGACGAGTACACCACGGTCGTGGCCGCCGCGGTGCTGGTCCTGTGAAGGGGGCGGGAATGCGCGGAGCGCGGATCATCGGCACGGGGCGGTTCCTTCCGCCGCGCATCGTGAAGAACGAGGAACTGACCCTGCGGATGGACACCTCGGACGAGTGGATCGTCCAGCGCACGGGGGTCAGGGAACGCAGGTACGTCGAGCCGGGGACGGGCTCGTCCCACATCGGCGCCGAAGCCGCGCGCAAGGCGATCGCGAATGCCGGGATCGCGGCGGAGAGCATCGACCTGGTCGTCTTCGCCACCCTGTCACCGGACCACATCTTTCCCGGGAACGGCGTCCTGGTCCAGGAGCGGCTCGGGATGCGGACCGTGGGCGCCCTCGACGTCCGCGACCAGTGCACCGGCTTCATCTACGGTCTCTCCGTGGCGGAGGCGTACGTCAAGGGCGGGTTCCACGACCACGTCCTTGTGATCGGTGCCGAGGTGCAGAGCACCGGGCTCGACTACAGCACGAAGGGGCGCGACGTGGCGGTGATCTTCGGGGACGGCGCGGGCGCGGTCGTCGTCGGGCCCGCGGATCCGGGGAGGGGGATCCTCTCCTCCCACCTTCATTCCGAGGGGAAATACGCCAAGGAGCTGTGGGTCGAAGCGCCCAGCTTTCTCGATGACCCCTGGATTACCCACGAGATGATCGACGCCGGGAGACATTTCCCGAAGATGAACGGCCGCTACGTCTTCACCCACGCGGTCAGGCGCTTCCCCGAGGTGACCCGGGAGGCCCTGGAAAAGAACGGTCTCACCACCGCGGACCTCTCCCTCCTCATCCCCCACCAGGCGAACCTGCGCATCACCCAGGCGGTCGGGGCCGCCCTCCAGCTGCCCGAGGAGAAAGTCTTCTCCAACGTCGAGAG
Proteins encoded:
- a CDS encoding ketoacyl-ACP synthase III, yielding MRGARIIGTGRFLPPRIVKNEELTLRMDTSDEWIVQRTGVRERRYVEPGTGSSHIGAEAARKAIANAGIAAESIDLVVFATLSPDHIFPGNGVLVQERLGMRTVGALDVRDQCTGFIYGLSVAEAYVKGGFHDHVLVIGAEVQSTGLDYSTKGRDVAVIFGDGAGAVVVGPADPGRGILSSHLHSEGKYAKELWVEAPSFLDDPWITHEMIDAGRHFPKMNGRYVFTHAVRRFPEVTREALEKNGLTTADLSLLIPHQANLRITQAVGAALQLPEEKVFSNVERYGNTTAASIPIALDECVEQGRIREGDIVCLASFGSGFTWASSLLRW